In a single window of the Bacillus mycoides genome:
- a CDS encoding DHH family phosphoesterase — translation MPEFYKKQWFLYPVYVLAFFVFVLISLLCYFHLIMGISAFFIFCIVLFFVIRFELTFQRNFEKHTTDMITRVKKVSNEAFNQMPIGILLYNKDYGIDWANPYLSSCLGQHALAGWHLYDVSETLLLFIKGETSDDIVSLNNRKFRVFVRKEEKLIYFFDVTEQTEIEKMYEDQRTVLAVIYLDNYDEVTQGLDDQLRTNITSLVTSRLNEWAVKYGAYLKRASSERFFVVLNESILAQMEKGKFSILDQVREETSKRNIPLTLSVGVGSGDLPLSELGAMAQSGLDLALGRGGDQVAIKQATGKVKFYGGKTNPVEKRTRVRARVISHALKDLVLESSNVIIMGHRAPDMDAIGAAIGILKVAQLNERKGYIVLDENDSDKGIKRLMDKVKQNEELWSHFITPGQAMEFANDDSLLVVVDTHKPSMVMEEKLLHKIENVVVIDHHRRGEDFIEDPLLVYMEPYASSTAELVTELLEYQPKNLKMTMLEATALLAGIIVDTKSFTFRTGARTFDAASYLRSHGADTVLVQELLKEDMGQYLRVAKAIKNAYIYKNGIAIAKVDGDEYYDQVLIAQSADTLLTMTGIIASFVIAKRGENFIGISGRSLGELNVQLIMENLGGGGHLTNAATQMKNVTVDEAEEKLRFVIDDYLQGGTQS, via the coding sequence ATGCCTGAATTTTATAAGAAACAGTGGTTTTTATATCCTGTTTACGTATTGGCATTTTTTGTATTCGTGCTAATTTCACTCCTCTGTTACTTTCATTTAATTATGGGGATATCAGCCTTTTTTATCTTTTGTATTGTACTTTTTTTCGTTATACGATTCGAACTTACTTTTCAAAGGAATTTTGAAAAACATACGACAGATATGATTACAAGGGTAAAGAAAGTGAGTAATGAAGCATTTAACCAAATGCCAATTGGTATTTTGTTATACAATAAGGATTATGGAATTGATTGGGCGAATCCTTATTTATCATCATGTTTGGGGCAGCATGCATTAGCTGGTTGGCACCTTTACGATGTATCAGAAACATTACTCCTTTTTATTAAGGGGGAAACTTCTGACGATATAGTTTCTTTAAATAATCGAAAGTTTCGTGTTTTTGTAAGGAAAGAAGAAAAGCTAATTTATTTCTTTGATGTAACGGAACAAACAGAAATTGAAAAGATGTATGAAGATCAACGCACTGTTTTAGCTGTTATTTATTTAGATAACTATGATGAAGTTACACAAGGATTAGATGACCAATTACGTACGAATATAACAAGTCTTGTGACGTCACGTCTAAATGAATGGGCCGTTAAGTATGGTGCATATTTGAAACGTGCATCTTCAGAAAGATTCTTCGTTGTACTAAATGAAAGTATTTTAGCGCAAATGGAGAAAGGGAAATTTAGTATTTTGGATCAAGTGCGTGAAGAAACATCAAAAAGGAATATACCACTTACATTAAGTGTTGGTGTTGGCTCAGGTGATTTACCTTTATCAGAGCTTGGAGCGATGGCTCAATCTGGTTTAGACCTTGCATTAGGACGAGGAGGAGACCAAGTAGCTATTAAACAAGCAACGGGTAAAGTTAAGTTTTACGGTGGTAAGACGAATCCGGTTGAAAAGCGTACTCGTGTACGTGCTAGGGTTATTTCGCATGCATTAAAGGATTTAGTATTAGAAAGCAGTAATGTCATTATAATGGGGCATAGAGCTCCTGATATGGATGCGATTGGTGCAGCGATTGGTATTTTAAAGGTAGCTCAATTAAATGAGCGCAAAGGATATATTGTATTAGATGAAAATGATTCTGATAAAGGAATCAAACGTTTGATGGATAAAGTGAAACAAAATGAAGAGTTATGGTCACATTTTATTACACCAGGGCAAGCGATGGAATTTGCAAATGATGATTCATTACTTGTTGTTGTTGACACACATAAACCTTCAATGGTGATGGAGGAAAAACTGTTACACAAGATTGAAAATGTAGTAGTTATTGACCATCATCGCCGCGGGGAAGATTTCATTGAAGATCCATTACTTGTTTATATGGAGCCATACGCTTCTTCAACGGCAGAGCTTGTTACAGAATTACTTGAGTATCAACCGAAAAATTTAAAGATGACAATGTTAGAAGCAACGGCATTGTTAGCTGGTATTATTGTTGATACGAAAAGTTTTACATTCCGTACAGGCGCTCGTACATTTGATGCCGCTTCTTATTTACGCTCGCATGGCGCAGACACTGTACTTGTACAAGAACTTTTAAAAGAAGATATGGGTCAGTATTTACGAGTTGCAAAAGCCATTAAAAATGCGTACATTTATAAAAATGGAATTGCGATTGCTAAAGTTGATGGTGATGAATATTATGACCAAGTACTTATTGCACAATCAGCAGACACATTATTGACAATGACAGGTATCATTGCATCGTTTGTTATTGCAAAACGCGGAGAAAATTTCATTGGAATTAGTGGTAGATCTTTAGGTGAATTGAATGTACAGCTAATTATGGAGAATTTAGGAGGTGGCGGGCACTTAACAAATGCAGCCACACAAATGAAAAATGTTACAGTAGATGAAGCGGAGGAGAAGCTTCGATTTGTTATTGATGACTATTTACAGGGAGGCACACAATCATGA
- the rplI gene encoding 50S ribosomal protein L9, with translation MKVIFLKDVKGKGKKGEIKNVPDGYANNFLLKQGLAAEATNSSMKTLDAQKRKEEKDAAAEVENAKELKETLEKLTVEVKAKSGEGGRLFGSITSKQIVDVMQKSHKIKLDKRKFEMDDAIRALGYTNVNVKLHPQVTATVKVHVSEQ, from the coding sequence ATGAAAGTAATTTTTCTAAAAGACGTAAAAGGTAAAGGTAAAAAAGGAGAAATAAAAAACGTACCAGACGGTTATGCAAATAATTTCTTACTAAAACAGGGGTTAGCTGCCGAAGCGACAAACAGCAGTATGAAAACTTTAGATGCTCAAAAGCGCAAAGAGGAAAAAGATGCAGCAGCAGAAGTTGAGAATGCAAAAGAGCTGAAAGAAACATTAGAGAAATTAACTGTAGAAGTAAAGGCGAAATCTGGAGAAGGTGGCCGCTTATTTGGTTCTATCACGAGTAAACAAATTGTAGATGTAATGCAAAAGTCACACAAGATTAAACTTGATAAACGTAAATTTGAAATGGATGATGCAATCCGTGCATTAGGTTATACAAACGTCAATGTGAAATTGCATCCGCAAGTAACAGCAACAGTAAAAGTTCATGTTAGTGAACAATAA
- the dnaB gene encoding replicative DNA helicase: MSDVMADRTPPHNIEAEQAVLGAILIDQDALTSASELLVPDSFYRTKHQKIFEVMLGLSDKGEPIDLVIMTSAMADQGLLEEVGGVSYLAELAEVVPTAANVEYYARIIAEKALLRRLIRTATHIVSDGYEREDDVDGLLNEAEKKILEVSHQTNAKAFQNIKDVLVDAYDKIELLHNQKGEVTGIPTGFTELDKMTAGFQRNDLIIVAARPSVGKTAFSLNIAQNVATKTDENVAIFSLEMGSDQLVMRMLCAEGNIDAQRLRTGSLTSDDWAKLTMAMGSLSNAGIYIDDTPGIKVNEIRAKCRRLKQEQGLGMVLIDYLQLIQGSGKSGENRQQEVSEISRTLKGIARELQVPVIALSQLSRGVESRQDKRPMMSDIRESGSIEQDADIVAFLYREDYYDRETENKNTIEIIIAKQRNGPVGSVELAFVKEFNKFVNLERRFEDGHAPHA; the protein is encoded by the coding sequence ATGAGTGATGTAATGGCTGATCGTACCCCTCCGCATAATATAGAAGCTGAGCAGGCAGTCTTAGGTGCCATATTAATTGATCAGGATGCGTTAACGTCAGCATCGGAACTATTGGTACCTGACTCATTTTATCGAACGAAACATCAAAAGATTTTTGAAGTCATGCTTGGGTTGTCTGATAAGGGAGAACCAATCGACTTAGTAATAATGACATCAGCGATGGCTGATCAAGGATTACTAGAAGAAGTTGGTGGGGTTTCTTATCTAGCAGAGTTAGCAGAAGTTGTTCCAACAGCTGCTAATGTAGAATATTATGCACGCATCATCGCTGAAAAGGCACTTTTACGTCGTTTAATTCGAACGGCGACTCATATTGTATCGGATGGATACGAGCGAGAAGATGATGTGGATGGCCTTTTAAACGAGGCTGAGAAAAAAATATTAGAAGTATCTCACCAAACAAATGCAAAAGCATTCCAAAACATTAAAGATGTTCTTGTAGATGCTTATGATAAAATTGAACTTTTGCATAATCAAAAGGGTGAAGTTACCGGGATACCAACTGGATTTACTGAATTAGATAAGATGACCGCAGGTTTTCAGCGAAATGATTTAATCATCGTGGCGGCGCGTCCATCGGTAGGAAAAACTGCATTTTCACTAAATATCGCACAAAACGTAGCGACGAAAACTGATGAAAATGTAGCGATTTTTAGTTTAGAGATGGGCTCTGATCAGCTTGTTATGCGTATGCTTTGTGCAGAAGGAAATATTGATGCACAAAGACTTCGTACCGGTTCATTAACTTCTGATGATTGGGCGAAATTAACAATGGCGATGGGTAGCCTTTCTAATGCTGGTATATATATTGATGATACACCAGGGATTAAAGTAAATGAGATTCGAGCAAAATGTCGTAGATTAAAGCAAGAGCAAGGTCTTGGGATGGTTTTGATTGACTATTTACAGCTTATTCAAGGAAGTGGGAAATCAGGAGAAAACCGTCAGCAGGAAGTATCTGAGATTTCTCGTACATTAAAAGGGATTGCACGTGAATTACAAGTACCTGTCATCGCCTTGTCGCAGTTATCTCGTGGTGTAGAATCCCGTCAAGATAAACGTCCGATGATGTCTGACATTCGTGAATCAGGAAGTATCGAGCAGGATGCTGACATTGTAGCCTTCCTATATCGTGAAGATTACTATGACCGTGAAACAGAAAATAAAAATACAATTGAAATTATCATTGCAAAACAACGTAATGGTCCGGTAGGTTCAGTAGAGCTTGCGTTTGTTAAGGAATTTAATAAATTCGTCAACTTAGAACGCCGCTTTGAGGATGGACATGCACCGCATGCATAA
- a CDS encoding adenylosuccinate synthase, translated as MSSVVVVGTQWGDEGKGKITDFLSEHAEVVARYQGGNNAGHTIVFGGVKYKLHLIPSGIFYKEKICVIGNGLVVDPKALLEELKYLHDRGVSTDNLRVSNRAHVILPYHLKQDELEEASKGDNKIGTTKKGIGPAYMDKAARIGIRMADLLDREAFKEKLERNLVEKNRLFEKMYDTEGFSVEEIFEEYFEYGQQIAHYVCDTSVVLNDALDNNNRVLFEGAQGVMLDIDHGTYPFVTSSNPIAGGVTVGTGVGPAKVTRVVGVCKAYTSRVGDGPFPTELNDEIGHQIREVGREYGTTTGRPRRVGWFDSVVVRHARRVSGLTDLSLNSIDVLTGIPTVKICVAYKYNGEVIDEVPANLNILAKCEPVYEELPGWTEDVTAVKSLDELPENARKYVERVSELTGIQLSMFSVGPDRNQTNIVRNVYEA; from the coding sequence ATGTCTTCAGTAGTAGTTGTAGGAACACAATGGGGCGACGAAGGAAAAGGTAAAATCACTGATTTTCTTTCTGAGCATGCGGAAGTAGTTGCAAGATATCAAGGTGGAAATAACGCGGGACATACAATTGTTTTCGGCGGAGTTAAATATAAATTACACTTAATTCCATCTGGTATTTTCTATAAAGAGAAAATTTGTGTAATCGGAAATGGCTTAGTAGTAGATCCGAAAGCATTACTTGAAGAGTTGAAATACTTACACGATCGTGGTGTAAGTACTGATAATTTACGTGTAAGTAACCGTGCGCACGTTATTTTACCTTATCACTTAAAACAAGATGAATTAGAAGAAGCGAGTAAAGGTGATAACAAGATTGGTACAACGAAAAAAGGTATCGGTCCTGCATATATGGATAAAGCTGCTCGTATTGGTATCCGTATGGCTGATCTTTTAGACCGTGAAGCATTTAAAGAGAAGCTTGAGCGTAATTTAGTGGAGAAAAATCGTTTGTTTGAAAAAATGTACGATACAGAAGGTTTCAGCGTAGAAGAAATCTTTGAAGAGTACTTCGAATACGGACAACAAATCGCACATTACGTATGCGATACATCTGTCGTATTAAATGATGCACTAGATAACAATAATCGTGTATTATTTGAAGGTGCACAAGGTGTTATGCTTGATATCGACCACGGTACGTACCCGTTCGTTACATCTTCTAACCCAATTGCTGGTGGTGTAACAGTTGGAACTGGAGTCGGTCCTGCGAAAGTTACTCGCGTTGTAGGTGTATGTAAAGCATATACAAGCCGTGTTGGTGATGGTCCATTCCCTACTGAACTTAATGATGAAATCGGTCACCAAATTCGTGAAGTTGGTCGTGAATACGGAACAACAACGGGTCGTCCACGCCGTGTAGGTTGGTTCGATAGCGTTGTTGTAAGACATGCACGTCGTGTTAGTGGTTTAACAGATTTATCATTAAACTCTATCGATGTATTAACAGGTATTCCAACTGTTAAAATTTGTGTTGCTTACAAATACAATGGCGAAGTTATCGATGAAGTTCCAGCTAACTTAAACATTTTAGCGAAATGTGAGCCTGTATATGAAGAGCTTCCAGGTTGGACAGAAGATGTTACTGCTGTGAAATCATTGGATGAGCTTCCTGAAAATGCAAGAAAATACGTAGAGCGTGTTTCTGAATTAACAGGAATCCAATTATCTATGTTCTCGGTTGGACCAGATCGTAATCAAACAAATATCGTTCGTAACGTATACGAAGCTTAA
- the walR gene encoding cell wall metabolism DNA-binding response regulator WalR has translation MMGKKILVVDDEKPIADILKFNLEKEGFEIVMAHDGDEAIEKANEEQPDMVLLDIMLPGKDGLEVCREIRKSSEMPIIMLTAKDSEIDKVLGLELGADDYVTKPFSTRELLARVKANLRRHQQGGAAEKEENTEMVIGPIVINSNAYSVTKREESIELTHREFELLHYLAKHLGQVMTREHLLQTVWGYDYFGDVRTVDVTVRRLREKIEDNPSHPTLIVTRRGVGYYLRDPEQE, from the coding sequence ATGATGGGAAAGAAAATTTTAGTAGTTGATGATGAAAAGCCAATTGCGGATATTTTGAAGTTCAACCTAGAAAAAGAAGGTTTTGAAATTGTAATGGCGCATGATGGTGATGAGGCGATTGAAAAAGCAAATGAAGAACAGCCAGATATGGTTTTATTAGATATTATGTTACCGGGAAAAGACGGTTTAGAGGTATGTCGTGAAATACGTAAAAGCTCAGAAATGCCAATTATTATGCTTACAGCAAAAGACTCTGAAATTGATAAAGTATTAGGGCTTGAGCTTGGGGCAGATGATTATGTAACGAAGCCATTTAGTACGAGGGAGCTACTTGCTCGTGTGAAAGCGAATTTACGTCGCCATCAGCAGGGTGGTGCTGCAGAGAAAGAAGAAAATACCGAAATGGTTATTGGACCAATCGTTATCAATTCGAACGCTTATAGTGTAACAAAGCGTGAAGAAAGCATTGAGCTTACACATCGTGAATTTGAATTACTACATTATTTAGCGAAGCATTTAGGTCAAGTTATGACTCGTGAACATTTATTACAAACAGTTTGGGGTTATGATTATTTTGGAGATGTACGTACAGTAGACGTAACAGTACGTCGTTTACGCGAAAAAATTGAAGATAATCCAAGTCATCCTACTTTAATTGTAACTAGACGTGGAGTAGGGTATTACTTGCGTGACCCAGAACAGGAATAG